A genomic window from Helicobacter suis HS1 includes:
- a CDS encoding 6-hydroxymethylpterin diphosphokinase MptE-like protein codes for MSVLTQEGISEEKIGACFRDNLTFFKAHLPELYAKLLPPPTLYNLLYDAGGVNILNLTSGTLLFPCLGGEHQMLAISKDWAQHILNNPKWQLHDNGVSLGSSTLSLTTQACYALIETVSTYPCSQEYHLGKNFYPPTAIYGLAGGLFLALLLEQGAFFHALYLFEEHIDLLRISCYFINYRHLFNTTPPNSCVISLEKLNVNLFQHIFTHKKITHSFLHLEFDPYKDEISQEIAHRFNMAKKSALRGWGSFEDEMLGLNNTLENFKFNPSLLHPKKIKRIEMPICVVGNGPSLNNLLPFLKEHAKEMVIFSCGTALKVLKSHGILVDFQVEIERIGYLKEVLLNAPLGNTPLMCANMINPEAFKLAKESYMFMRGGSASGYIWPHLSVEYSAPFVGNAGVALASLFSSTLILCGLDCGYIEGQSKHAKGSYYGVEKPSIPPDTLEVPSNFKDTRVFSDGLFLLSQMQMSALFAKQKTRVYNLSSGAFIKHTIPTRPQDLHFKPYQKSKAIRHIKQAFKKSQSPTLCITPLETFQAKLKALLQTSITSKKDLYHLIDCISTLSVKSIQEEPLAGILLEGSLSHICLHMLVSSLHLKQSDIPSFYAQAKEILLSTLEKMIGRYRWQVLQHKSKI; via the coding sequence GTGAGTGTTTTAACTCAGGAGGGGATTTCTGAAGAAAAAATAGGGGCGTGTTTTAGAGATAATTTAACCTTCTTTAAAGCGCATTTGCCCGAGCTTTACGCCAAACTTTTACCCCCACCCACTCTTTATAATCTCCTCTATGATGCGGGTGGGGTTAATATTCTTAATCTCACAAGTGGTACTTTACTCTTCCCTTGTTTAGGGGGCGAGCACCAGATGTTAGCCATCTCAAAAGACTGGGCACAGCATATTTTAAATAACCCAAAATGGCAACTCCATGATAATGGGGTGAGTTTAGGCTCAAGCACGCTTTCTTTAACCACTCAGGCCTGCTACGCCTTAATTGAAACGGTTAGTACCTATCCTTGTAGCCAAGAATACCATTTAGGAAAAAATTTTTACCCGCCTACGGCCATTTATGGGCTAGCTGGAGGGCTATTTTTGGCTTTATTGTTAGAACAGGGGGCTTTTTTCCACGCGCTTTATCTTTTTGAAGAGCATATAGATTTACTGCGTATTAGCTGTTACTTTATCAATTATAGGCATTTATTTAACACAACCCCCCCAAATAGCTGTGTGATTAGCCTTGAAAAGCTCAATGTTAATCTGTTCCAGCATATTTTTACCCATAAAAAAATCACGCATAGTTTTTTACATTTGGAATTTGACCCCTACAAAGATGAGATAAGCCAAGAAATAGCCCACCGCTTTAACATGGCTAAAAAAAGCGCCTTAAGGGGTTGGGGTAGCTTTGAAGACGAGATGTTAGGTTTAAACAACACTTTAGAAAATTTCAAGTTCAACCCTTCTTTACTCCATCCCAAAAAAATTAAACGCATAGAAATGCCTATTTGTGTTGTGGGTAATGGGCCTAGTTTAAATAATCTACTCCCCTTTTTAAAAGAGCATGCTAAAGAAATGGTGATCTTTAGTTGCGGTACAGCGCTTAAGGTACTTAAATCGCATGGGATTTTGGTAGATTTTCAAGTTGAAATTGAACGCATCGGTTACTTAAAAGAAGTGTTATTAAACGCTCCCTTAGGCAATACCCCTTTGATGTGTGCTAATATGATCAATCCAGAAGCGTTCAAATTAGCCAAAGAATCTTATATGTTCATGCGTGGAGGGAGCGCTAGCGGGTATATTTGGCCTCATTTAAGCGTAGAATATAGCGCGCCCTTTGTAGGCAATGCTGGGGTAGCGCTAGCTAGCCTATTTAGTTCTACTTTAATTTTATGCGGGTTAGATTGTGGTTATATAGAAGGACAGAGTAAACACGCCAAAGGCTCTTATTATGGGGTTGAAAAACCTTCTATCCCCCCTGATACCCTAGAAGTGCCTTCTAACTTTAAAGACACAAGGGTATTTAGCGATGGGTTATTTTTACTCTCTCAAATGCAAATGTCTGCGCTATTTGCCAAACAAAAAACACGAGTCTATAATCTTTCTAGCGGGGCTTTTATCAAACACACAATCCCCACCCGCCCACAAGATTTACATTTTAAGCCTTATCAAAAATCCAAAGCTATCCGGCACATCAAACAAGCCTTTAAAAAGAGTCAATCCCCCACTCTTTGCATAACTCCCCTAGAAACTTTTCAAGCAAAACTAAAGGCTCTCTTACAAACCTCTATTACAAGTAAAAAAGACTTGTATCACTTAATAGATTGTATCAGTACTCTGAGTGTAAAAAGTATCCAAGAAGAACCTTTAGCCGGTATTCTGTTAGAGGGCTCTTTGTCGCACATATGTTTACACATGCTTGTCTCTTCTTTACACCTCAAACAAAGCGACATCCCTAGTTTTTATGCACAGGCTAAAGAAATTCTATTATCCACTTTAGAGAAAATGATAGGGCGCTACCGCTGGCAAGTTTTGCAACACAAAAGCAAAATCTAG
- the rsmH gene encoding 16S rRNA (cytosine(1402)-N(4))-methyltransferase RsmH, giving the protein MQPIKGKFLHQSVLLEEVVAIFQEVIQSHSEPVLIDCTLGLGGHTLALLQTYPNLRVVGIERDKEASEQALEKLTPFAHRFSFKSGNFATILPSLLKENRICGVLADLGVSSLQLDHLDRGFSFNAPTLDMRMDIDQSLDASKVINTYSAYALEKILQAGEVYAPKKMANLIVQNRPFYSAKDFADFISQHSRHSKHHPATLIFQAIRMEVNSEMHNLDQLLECVQSLKEAIVCIISFHSLEDRKVKHAFKEWAQNRGVLLFKKPIIPSKKAIQENRRARSAKMRAFYFKGA; this is encoded by the coding sequence ATGCAACCCATAAAAGGAAAGTTTCTGCACCAAAGTGTTTTATTAGAAGAAGTTGTTGCTATTTTCCAAGAAGTGATTCAATCCCATTCAGAGCCTGTTTTGATAGATTGCACCTTAGGTTTAGGCGGGCATACCCTAGCCTTACTTCAAACTTATCCAAATCTGCGCGTTGTTGGCATAGAAAGAGATAAAGAGGCTAGTGAGCAAGCCTTAGAAAAGCTTACACCCTTTGCACATCGTTTTTCTTTTAAAAGCGGGAATTTTGCAACTATTCTACCCTCTCTTTTAAAGGAAAATCGTATTTGTGGGGTTTTAGCAGATTTGGGGGTGAGTTCTTTACAATTAGATCATTTAGATCGTGGCTTTAGTTTTAACGCCCCCACTTTAGATATGCGCATGGATATAGATCAGAGTTTAGATGCCTCTAAAGTGATTAATACCTATAGCGCCTATGCCCTAGAAAAGATTTTACAAGCAGGAGAGGTATATGCGCCTAAGAAAATGGCTAACTTGATTGTACAAAATAGACCCTTTTATAGCGCCAAAGACTTTGCAGATTTTATAAGCCAGCATAGCCGCCATAGCAAGCACCACCCTGCTACCTTGATCTTTCAGGCTATTAGAATGGAAGTGAACTCAGAAATGCACAATTTAGATCAGCTTTTAGAGTGTGTGCAAAGTTTAAAGGAGGCGATTGTATGCATTATCTCTTTCCACTCTTTAGAGGATAGAAAAGTCAAGCACGCCTTTAAAGAGTGGGCGCAAAACAGGGGGGTATTGCTCTTTAAAAAGCCCATCATTCCTAGCAAAAAGGCGATACAAGAGAATAGGCGTGCCCGTAGTGCTAAAATGCGCGCGTTTTATTTCAAAGGGGCTTAA
- a CDS encoding phospholipase D family protein, whose product MWRFLCICISLLLSGCLSLRTLKEPYKSLETYDPLQTPLGQIYAKTLQKDPLKSLGFILQEGDKALLQRIALIRLAVHNIDIQTYLYKNDISSRVMMSELYKAANRGVKVRLLIDDNGLDSDMSDIIMLNTHPNIDVKIFNPYHIRNRGLRYFEIMANYDQIEKRMHNKIFIVDNVALVIGGRNIADVYFDNDLEENFLDTDALFLGAVSLQAKKSFLDYWNFKDAVPANLLPSHAKLKKYAKNYSHSLSKLLLGEQNSYDEQVEAFIEKLIHKRNKAYEGQASFIADSPFKIHDLKPHSPINQALQDILKHTTNSLYIASSYLIPGPTLLKLLTEKLDQGLEVNILTNSLASTDAIVVYGAWERYAKKLVKAGANVYEIKSDFFHYVKYTRRGLKSKIKGRLKNSLHSKTLIFDGQKTWIGSFNLDARSANINTESVVVFDNGDFATYLQQRMQDQMRASWHLLLEKHALHSRLAWEGVEDGQVVRHIKPPDTSPFLRFIKNWSKILPESEL is encoded by the coding sequence TTGTGGCGGTTTTTATGTATCTGTATAAGCCTTTTGTTAAGTGGCTGTCTCTCTCTTAGAACATTAAAAGAACCCTACAAAAGCTTAGAAACCTATGACCCTTTGCAAACTCCTTTAGGGCAGATTTATGCAAAAACTTTACAAAAAGATCCACTCAAAAGCTTAGGTTTTATTTTACAAGAAGGTGATAAAGCCCTTCTACAACGCATCGCGCTGATTCGTTTAGCTGTGCACAATATAGATATCCAAACTTATTTATATAAAAATGACATCTCTTCGCGGGTGATGATGTCTGAGCTTTATAAGGCAGCTAATAGAGGCGTGAAAGTGCGGCTACTCATTGATGATAATGGGCTAGATTCAGACATGTCAGATATTATTATGCTAAATACCCACCCTAATATTGATGTTAAAATCTTTAACCCCTATCATATCCGCAATAGAGGCCTGCGCTATTTTGAAATCATGGCCAATTACGATCAGATTGAAAAACGAATGCACAACAAAATCTTTATTGTGGATAATGTGGCTTTGGTTATTGGGGGGCGCAATATTGCAGATGTTTACTTTGATAATGATTTAGAAGAAAACTTTTTAGATACTGATGCGCTGTTTTTGGGGGCTGTGAGTTTGCAGGCTAAGAAAAGTTTTTTAGACTACTGGAATTTTAAAGATGCTGTCCCTGCTAACCTGCTACCAAGCCATGCCAAGTTAAAAAAATACGCCAAAAACTACAGCCACAGCCTCTCTAAATTGCTTTTAGGCGAGCAAAATAGCTATGATGAGCAGGTAGAGGCCTTTATAGAAAAACTCATTCATAAGAGAAATAAAGCTTATGAGGGTCAAGCCTCTTTTATTGCCGATAGCCCTTTTAAAATCCATGATCTTAAACCCCACTCGCCCATTAATCAAGCCCTCCAAGATATTCTCAAACACACCACTAATTCTTTATACATCGCCTCCTCCTATCTTATCCCCGGCCCCACTCTTCTTAAACTTTTAACAGAAAAGCTTGATCAAGGCCTAGAGGTAAATATCTTAACTAACTCGCTGGCCTCTACAGATGCTATTGTGGTTTATGGGGCGTGGGAACGATATGCTAAAAAACTGGTTAAGGCAGGGGCTAATGTTTATGAGATTAAGAGTGATTTTTTCCACTATGTTAAATACACCCGCAGGGGGCTTAAATCTAAGATCAAAGGCCGTTTAAAAAATTCTTTGCATAGCAAGACTTTAATTTTTGATGGGCAAAAAACTTGGATAGGCAGTTTTAATCTAGATGCGCGCTCGGCTAATATCAATACCGAATCGGTGGTGGTGTTTGACAATGGCGATTTTGCTACCTATTTACAGCAGCGCATGCAAGATCAAATGCGCGCTAGTTGGCATTTGCTTTTAGAAAAACATGCCTTGCATTCGCGCTTAGCGTGGGAGGGGGTGGAGGATGGGCAGGTGGTGCGCCATATCAAGCCTCCGGACACTTCGCCTTTTTTGCGCTTTATTAAAAATTGGTCTAAAATTTTGCCAGAAAGTGAATTATAA
- a CDS encoding MFS transporter, with protein sequence MQNLSRAQKIRSIIAAASGNLVEWFDFYIYAFSATYFAHSFSESSNPIIQQIQVFGIFAAGFFIRPIGSWLFGSLADRIGRKKSMILSVCLMAAGSFLIAALPTKEKVGDLAILLLLLARMIQGLSVGGEYGIVATYLSELGSKGKRGFYCSFQYSTLIGGQFLAVASIELVLLFFSVEQMGAFAWRILFVLGGLLALGSLLARRVMDESSSDLEEHSDRGTLRGLLPYWNLCLIVFIISAGGSLAFYTITTYAKTYLENAGMAKPIVNQIFMGALFVLMVIQPLFGIIGDKIGHKNAILVFTVLAFFGIYPLFKLLPVYAHNPVMAFSIVIALFLILSFYTSIAGIFKASLFPEHVRALGTGFSFALGNALCGGSTPYVALQFKNAHLENGFFVYVAVLMVLMFIAAMCLPKKELLD encoded by the coding sequence ATGCAAAATCTAAGCCGTGCCCAAAAAATTAGGTCTATCATCGCAGCAGCGAGTGGGAATTTAGTTGAATGGTTTGATTTTTATATTTATGCCTTTAGCGCTACTTATTTTGCCCATTCTTTTTCAGAATCGAGCAATCCTATTATCCAGCAAATCCAAGTCTTTGGGATTTTTGCTGCCGGTTTTTTTATCCGTCCTATAGGTTCTTGGCTCTTTGGATCGCTAGCTGATAGAATCGGGCGCAAAAAATCCATGATTTTGTCTGTGTGCTTAATGGCTGCCGGGTCTTTTCTCATCGCGGCTTTGCCTACTAAAGAAAAGGTGGGCGATTTGGCGATTTTACTTTTGTTATTAGCCCGCATGATTCAAGGCTTAAGCGTGGGTGGAGAATATGGCATTGTAGCCACTTATTTATCTGAACTAGGTTCTAAAGGCAAACGCGGGTTTTACTGTTCCTTTCAATATAGTACGCTAATTGGGGGGCAGTTTTTAGCGGTGGCTTCTATTGAACTGGTGTTATTATTTTTTAGTGTGGAGCAAATGGGGGCTTTTGCGTGGCGGATTCTTTTTGTACTGGGCGGACTCTTGGCTTTGGGGTCTTTGCTGGCACGGCGGGTAATGGATGAGAGTTCAAGCGATCTTGAAGAGCATAGCGATCGCGGGACTTTAAGAGGATTACTACCTTACTGGAATTTATGCCTCATTGTTTTTATTATTAGTGCAGGCGGATCTTTAGCCTTTTATACCATTACCACCTACGCTAAAACTTATTTAGAAAACGCGGGTATGGCTAAGCCTATTGTGAATCAAATTTTTATGGGGGCGCTCTTTGTTTTAATGGTTATCCAACCCCTCTTTGGCATCATAGGGGATAAGATCGGGCATAAAAACGCAATTTTAGTCTTTACCGTTCTAGCCTTCTTTGGTATTTATCCTCTCTTTAAACTCTTGCCTGTTTATGCGCACAATCCGGTTATGGCCTTTTCTATCGTGATTGCGCTCTTTTTGATTTTGAGTTTTTATACCTCTATTGCGGGCATTTTTAAAGCCTCGCTTTTTCCTGAGCATGTCCGCGCTTTAGGTACAGGTTTTAGTTTTGCTTTGGGTAATGCGCTGTGTGGGGGCTCAACTCCCTATGTAGCCTTGCAGTTTAAAAACGCCCACTTAGAAAATGGCTTTTTTGTGTATGTGGCGGTTTTAATGGTTCTTATGTTTATTGCGGCCATGTGTTTACCCAAAAAAGAGTTGCTGGATTAA
- the lpxD gene encoding UDP-3-O-(3-hydroxymyristoyl)glucosamine N-acyltransferase: MTLQHLLKTYGLEITLPLNFKDFEVEGVAPLESATQQHISYVDQKSYVKKLKDTKAGAVFIRAEHANKVPSMSQALIVENPHLAFALISDAFKVEMFANPQAKHIPKLGEGVILMPHVVVGEGVEIGDHSVIMANVVIGDHVKIGAHCKIYPNVTIYQNTTIGDHVYIHANSVIGSDGFGYAHTKEGAHVKIEHTGCVRIDNWVEIGASTTIDRAVFGITHIKEGVKIDNLVQVGHNCVLGEHSIIVAQVGLSGSTTMGRNVVLGGQVGTGGHMHIGEFSQIGGKGAVGKDLPPHTNYAGAIPAMEIHEWHHFLATLRRFVKGQKPSLLEKARGLWRR; this comes from the coding sequence ATGACCTTGCAACATTTGCTTAAAACCTATGGATTAGAAATCACCCTCCCTCTCAATTTTAAAGACTTTGAGGTAGAAGGGGTTGCGCCTTTAGAATCAGCCACGCAGCAGCATATTAGCTATGTAGATCAAAAATCCTATGTCAAAAAGCTTAAAGATACTAAGGCCGGGGCTGTTTTTATCCGCGCCGAGCATGCAAACAAAGTCCCCTCAATGAGCCAAGCCCTTATCGTAGAAAACCCCCACCTTGCCTTTGCCCTTATTTCAGATGCCTTTAAAGTAGAAATGTTTGCAAACCCACAAGCTAAGCACATCCCCAAACTAGGCGAGGGCGTGATCTTAATGCCACATGTTGTAGTGGGCGAAGGCGTAGAAATTGGTGATCACAGCGTGATCATGGCTAATGTAGTGATTGGCGATCATGTCAAAATTGGCGCGCATTGTAAGATTTATCCTAATGTTACTATCTATCAAAACACCACCATTGGCGATCATGTCTATATCCATGCTAATAGCGTGATTGGTAGCGACGGCTTTGGATATGCCCACACCAAAGAGGGCGCGCATGTTAAAATTGAGCATACCGGCTGTGTACGCATTGATAACTGGGTAGAAATTGGGGCTAGTACCACTATCGATCGCGCTGTCTTTGGCATCACCCATATTAAAGAAGGTGTTAAAATTGATAATCTTGTACAAGTGGGGCATAACTGCGTTTTAGGCGAACATTCTATTATTGTAGCGCAGGTGGGACTTTCAGGTTCTACGACTATGGGGCGCAATGTGGTTTTAGGCGGGCAAGTAGGCACAGGAGGGCATATGCACATTGGTGAGTTTAGCCAAATTGGGGGTAAGGGGGCTGTGGGTAAGGATTTACCCCCACATACCAATTATGCCGGAGCCATTCCAGCAATGGAGATTCACGAGTGGCATCACTTTTTAGCCACGCTGAGGCGTTTTGTGAAGGGGCAAAAACCTAGCCTGCTTGAGAAGGCTAGAGGGTTGTGGAGACGCTAA
- a CDS encoding triose-phosphate isomerase, translating into MKYVLANLKSYALDVLPYVNYLEQNLDSRLAPFITLFPPLLTLEKFRSSQHFQLGVQNAYPALEGAFTGEITLKALQDQKIETVLIGHSERRLLLKESLEMCRAKFDFYKDQGFRIVFCVGESLEVRQKGLETLLEFLTNQLAGIDVSYPKLILAYEPIWAIGTGVSAQIKEIEQTLEHLKGVLKSTQGVTPFIVYGGSVQLNNVEEILNIPAVDGVLVGKASLKAKDLLEIIKISSTKEFA; encoded by the coding sequence GTGAAGTATGTTTTGGCTAATTTAAAATCGTACGCGTTAGATGTTTTGCCCTATGTGAATTATTTAGAGCAAAATTTAGATTCTAGATTAGCCCCCTTTATCACGCTTTTTCCTCCCCTGCTTACACTAGAAAAATTTCGTTCCTCCCAACACTTCCAACTAGGCGTACAAAATGCCTACCCCGCTTTAGAGGGCGCTTTTACTGGAGAGATCACGCTAAAAGCCCTGCAGGATCAAAAAATAGAAACTGTTTTAATCGGGCATAGCGAGAGGCGCTTACTTTTAAAAGAAAGTTTAGAAATGTGCCGTGCTAAATTTGATTTTTATAAAGATCAAGGTTTTAGAATCGTCTTTTGTGTAGGGGAGTCTTTAGAGGTGCGCCAAAAAGGTTTAGAAACACTTTTAGAATTTTTAACCAACCAACTAGCCGGTATTGATGTGTCTTATCCTAAACTCATTTTAGCCTATGAGCCTATTTGGGCAATTGGCACAGGGGTTAGCGCGCAAATAAAAGAGATTGAGCAGACTTTAGAGCACCTTAAGGGAGTTTTAAAAAGCACGCAAGGCGTTACACCCTTTATTGTCTATGGCGGGAGTGTACAACTAAACAATGTAGAAGAAATCTTAAATATTCCCGCTGTAGATGGTGTGCTTGTTGGTAAAGCCTCTTTGAAAGCCAAAGACCTACTTGAAATAATAAAAATCAGTTCTACTAAGGAGTTTGCATGA
- a CDS encoding fumarate reductase cytochrome b subunit — protein sequence MQQEEIIEGYYGVSTERRKSGIYAKLDFLQSATGLILALFMIAHMFLVSSILISDKAMETVTKFFEGSFLIKAGEPAIVSVVAAGVIVILVAHAFLAMRKFPINYRQYQIFKTHKHLMAHGDTSLWMVQAGTGFAMFFLASIHLFVMLTQPSSIGPHASSYRFVTQHFWLLYIFLLISVELHGSIGLYRLAIKWGWFKDLGIEQLRKIKWGMSVFFIVLGLLTYAAYIKKGIAGKEAGITTMQQAKQADEKLHKD from the coding sequence ATGCAGCAAGAGGAAATCATTGAAGGGTATTATGGGGTTAGTACAGAACGCAGAAAAAGCGGAATCTATGCCAAACTAGATTTTTTACAAAGCGCCACCGGGCTTATTTTAGCGCTTTTTATGATCGCGCATATGTTTTTAGTGAGCAGTATTTTAATTAGCGATAAGGCAATGGAAACTGTGACTAAGTTTTTCGAAGGGAGTTTTTTAATCAAGGCAGGGGAGCCAGCAATTGTAAGCGTGGTGGCAGCAGGGGTGATTGTGATTTTAGTTGCCCACGCGTTTTTAGCCATGCGCAAATTCCCCATTAATTATCGCCAATACCAAATTTTTAAAACCCATAAACACCTCATGGCTCATGGTGATACAAGTTTGTGGATGGTGCAAGCAGGAACGGGTTTTGCGATGTTTTTTCTAGCTAGTATCCACCTTTTTGTCATGCTCACCCAGCCTAGTAGCATTGGCCCGCATGCCTCCTCTTATCGTTTTGTAACCCAGCATTTTTGGTTGCTCTATATTTTTCTACTCATCTCTGTAGAGTTACACGGCTCTATTGGGCTTTACCGTTTGGCTATTAAATGGGGGTGGTTTAAAGATTTAGGCATTGAACAATTGCGCAAAATTAAATGGGGCATGAGTGTGTTTTTCATCGTGCTAGGCTTACTCACCTACGCAGCTTATATCAAAAAAGGCATAGCCGGAAAAGAGGCGGGCATTACAACCATGCAACAGGCTAAACAGGCCGATGAAAAACTCCATAAAGACTAA
- a CDS encoding fumarate reductase flavoprotein subunit, translating to MKIVYCDALVVGGGLAGLRASIACRQVGLDVVVLSLVPVRRSHSAAAQGGMQASLGNAKMSEGDNEDLHFLDTVKGSDWGCDQQVARMFVTTAPKAIRELASWGVPWTRIKKGDRPAVINGEHVTITEREDRHGYILSRDFGGTKKWRTCFTADATGHTMLYTVANEALHHNVKIEDRKEVIALIHHGGKCYGAVVRDLITGELAGYVSKGTLLATGGYGRVYKHTTNAVICDGSGIASALETGIAKLGNMEAVQFHPTALVPSGILMTEGCRGDGGVLRDKDGYRFMPDYEPEKKELASRDVVSRRMLEHIKKGKGVPSPYGEHLWLDISILGRAHIEKNLRDVQGIAKTFAGIDPADEGSKGWVPVKPMQHYSMGGLRTDCKGHTHLKGLFCAGEAACWDLHGFNRLGGNSVSEAVVAGMIIGDYFAQHCKSAELDISTHIVENFIHASEDYLHHLLHNEGKEDVYVIRERMREIMDEKVGVFREGKVLEEALNELEDLYKRSKNIQVKNKKLHNNPELEDTYRTQKMLKIALCVAKGALDRTESRGAHTRIDHPKRDDANWLNRTLASWPDPNQTLPTLEYEPLDIMKMEISPDFRGYGAKGNFIPHPLKEKRDAEIAQITEEIKAKGGNRYDLQEALMPFELQEKYKAKNIRLGEES from the coding sequence ATGAAGATTGTTTATTGCGATGCGTTGGTGGTGGGGGGCGGTTTAGCGGGTTTGCGCGCCAGTATTGCCTGCCGTCAAGTGGGTTTAGATGTGGTGGTGCTAAGTTTAGTACCTGTCAGACGCAGCCACTCAGCTGCCGCACAAGGGGGTATGCAGGCAAGCTTAGGCAATGCTAAAATGAGCGAGGGGGATAATGAGGATCTGCATTTTTTAGATACAGTCAAGGGGAGCGACTGGGGGTGTGATCAACAAGTGGCGCGCATGTTTGTAACCACCGCACCTAAGGCTATCCGTGAGTTAGCTAGTTGGGGCGTGCCTTGGACTCGCATTAAAAAGGGCGATCGACCGGCTGTGATTAATGGCGAACATGTAACCATTACCGAGCGCGAGGATCGGCACGGCTATATTTTGAGCCGTGATTTTGGGGGGACTAAAAAGTGGCGTACTTGTTTTACTGCCGATGCAACTGGGCATACCATGCTTTACACTGTAGCTAATGAAGCCTTGCATCATAATGTTAAAATTGAAGATCGCAAAGAGGTGATCGCGCTTATCCACCATGGGGGTAAATGTTATGGCGCTGTGGTGCGCGATCTTATCACTGGGGAGTTAGCCGGCTATGTCTCTAAAGGCACACTTCTAGCCACAGGGGGATATGGACGGGTTTATAAACACACCACAAACGCTGTAATTTGTGATGGCTCCGGGATAGCTAGCGCTTTAGAAACAGGGATTGCTAAGCTAGGTAACATGGAGGCGGTACAATTTCACCCTACCGCGCTTGTGCCAAGTGGGATTTTGATGACTGAGGGGTGCAGAGGCGATGGGGGGGTTTTGCGCGATAAAGATGGCTACCGTTTTATGCCTGATTATGAACCAGAGAAAAAAGAGTTAGCCAGCCGTGATGTGGTGAGTCGCCGCATGCTAGAGCATATTAAAAAAGGCAAAGGCGTACCTTCACCTTATGGGGAACATTTATGGTTAGATATTTCCATTCTAGGGCGTGCGCATATTGAAAAGAACTTGCGCGATGTGCAAGGCATTGCTAAAACCTTTGCAGGAATCGATCCAGCTGATGAGGGGAGCAAGGGTTGGGTGCCTGTTAAGCCCATGCAACACTATTCAATGGGGGGTTTGCGCACCGATTGTAAGGGGCATACCCACCTTAAGGGGCTTTTTTGTGCCGGCGAGGCGGCATGCTGGGATTTACACGGGTTTAACAGACTGGGGGGTAATTCAGTAAGTGAGGCTGTGGTAGCAGGAATGATCATCGGAGATTATTTTGCCCAACACTGTAAAAGCGCGGAATTAGATATTAGTACCCACATTGTAGAAAATTTCATTCACGCAAGCGAGGATTATTTACACCATTTGTTACACAATGAGGGTAAGGAAGATGTGTATGTGATTAGAGAGCGCATGCGCGAAATCATGGATGAAAAAGTGGGCGTGTTTAGAGAGGGTAAAGTTTTAGAGGAGGCTTTAAATGAACTTGAAGATCTCTATAAACGCTCTAAAAATATCCAAGTGAAAAATAAAAAGCTACACAATAACCCCGAGTTGGAGGATACTTATCGCACCCAAAAAATGCTTAAAATCGCGCTTTGTGTTGCCAAAGGCGCGTTAGATCGCACCGAAAGTCGCGGGGCGCATACGCGAATTGATCACCCTAAAAGAGATGATGCTAATTGGCTAAACCGCACTTTGGCCTCTTGGCCTGATCCTAACCAAACCTTGCCCACACTAGAGTATGAGCCATTAGACATTATGAAAATGGAAATTAGTCCGGATTTTAGGGGATATGGCGCGAAGGGTAATTTTATCCCCCACCCTCTTAAAGAAAAAAGAGATGCAGAAATTGCTCAGATTACAGAGGAGATCAAGGCTAAGGGAGGGAATCGCTACGATTTACAAGAGGCATTAATGCCCTTTGAGTTGCAGGAAAAATACAAAGCTAAAAATATCAGACTAGGAGAAGAGTCATGA